The sequence TCTCTTTCTTGCGCTGCCGTAAGATGAGGCACGCGACGAGATTCCTGTTTCATGCTTCGACATGACCAACCTGTTTGCATGGACACGAATGCGCCCCAGACCTGAGTGGAAGCGCTGTCCAGCAGCCCTGTCACCACgtagcacagcagcagcacgatATCAGCCCATGATCGCGACACCTCGGCTGTCATCTGCTTTCGAAATCTGGACACCAAGGATCGGGCAACGGGCTTGCTGCGCAGCAATGGCTGctcttcatcgccgccggTGGCGCCGTTTGCCACGGACGAACCGTTGGCGGATGTGCCGTATGTAGTcattgctgcggctgcacgAGGGTATATAAATTCTCAAGAAGTGGAAGacgttaaaaaaaagaaaaaagagatagagagcgccaaaaaaaaaaaaaagtatcaaCCCAGGTAGGAGTCTTTGCTCCCCGTTGATGGGAGAGCCGCGGCTTGATATTGTATGTGCAGGGGGGATGCCCGTCCGTGGCCTGCGATAATACTATCTGGGATGCGCAGAGCGTTTGGCGCCGAAAACCGGCTATTGCGCAATGagctaaaaagctaaagagtTAAACAGAGCTTGGCTTCCTGCAGCGCAACGACGGCTAATGCTTCAGATGCCCCCCGTCGGTCTCAGCTAAGTGAGAGTTAGTCTCAGCTATTCTCCTAATCGAGAGTCGGAGCCTACTTCTGCGCGGCCCGTTgagcagccttggcagcctcgctCAGGCACGGCCATGAAACCCGGCCGGTGCGGAGCGCTGCATCAGCAATTGCGAGCTCGCCGTTGGTGGGATCCAGATCTGCGCCCGAATCTCGCCTCGCTCCAAGCTTTGCTCCGGTCGCCAGAGCGGACTTGATTCGGAATCGGCCAGGGCCTCGAGATCCTGGACGGTAGCGGGCGGCGGCTGGAATACCACGCGCTGCTGCGATTACTGGCTGCAGGCTGAGGTATCCGGCAACCCGAGAGTACatgcgatgctgctgccggtcCCGCTGGCGCATCACCAGTGGGTTTCGTCGCAAAGGTGTCGCGACCTGGTGAATACAAGCATGTGACGCAAGAGTAAGGAGCgaaagcagagcagagcttGTACTCTGGAGGTACAGCTTGCAATTCGCAACGGAGGCACAATTGTCATACGAGAAGGCCGGCGCACTGCTTTATAAACCTCCCGGCCCTCCCACCAGCCTGTCGAGCTTCATATTCATCTTTTTTCCCAAGCTGCGCGTTGACTGAGCTGCTCCAGCGCATACCCCAGACTTGTACAGTATCCCCGTCGTCTAAACAGCAAAAATGAAGCTCTCAGCAGCTCAATTGCTCCTTGCCGGAGCTGGTCTGACGTCGGCGCTGCCTCATCTCGACAGCCCGCGCCAGCGACTTCTCAATGGCATGGATCTGCCCTCCTCACTGGGCGAGAAGAGCGGCCCTTATACTCCCGGCCACCGCGATGAGAACGACAACTACGTCGATGCCATTGGCAAGAAGCTTGACCCCAAGCCATGGCGAAACGGCTTCGGAGCTTCAGTCCTCGGCCCGTACAACCGCGATCGATCGCGTCAGAGCCCCGACATGATCCGCCCGCCCAGCACCGATCACGGCAACATCGCCAACATGCGATGGAGTTTCACGGATTCTCACGTGCGAATTGAGGTAAGAAAAAGATGCGCGCTTGTAAATGCGCAAAACCGCGCCGGAAGTAATGGGATTCTTCTTTACTGACACGACAATTGAACTGTAGGAAGGAGGATGGACTCGACAGACCACCGTCCGTGAGCTTCCCACCAGCGTTGAGCTCGCTGGCGTCAACATGAGGCTCGACAAGGGCGTCATTCGTGAGCTTCACTGGCACAAGGAGGCCGAGTGGGCATACGTTCTTGACGGTGAGGTCCGTGTCACTGCTCTCGACTATGAGGGCGGCAACTTCATCGACGACCTGAAGAAGGGCGACCTGTGGTACTTCCCCAGCGGTGTCCCTCACTCTCTGCAGGGTCTTGGTGAGAACGGAACTGAGTTCCTCCTCATTTTCGATGACGGCAACTTCTCTGAGGAGTCGACCTTTATCCTGTCCGACTGGCTTGGTACGTATATACATTGAATTACGATGAGATGAGACATGCATGGTGTGATGAGACAAACGGGAAAGCTAACGATAAGCCTTGTAGCGCACACCCCCAAGTCTGTCATTGCCGAAAACTTCCACCTCGCCCCCGAGGTGTTTGACCACCTCCCCGCCGGCGAGAAGTACATTTTCCAGGGCTCCGTGCCTGGCTCCATCGAGGATGAGGCCCCCAAGGGCAAGCACGTCAAGGAGTCCAAGTACCAGTTCACCCACAAGATGCTCGACCAGGAGCCCAAGAAGACCACCGGAGGCCATGTGCGCATCACCGACTCCAAGAACTTCCCCATCTCCAAGACCGTGGCTGCCGCCCACGCCGTCATCGAGCCCGGTGCGATCCGTGAGATGCACTGGCACCCCAACGCCGACGAGTGGTCCTTCTTCATTGGTGGACGCGCTCGTGTCACCGTCTTCGCCGCCGAGGGCACCGCCCGCACTTTCGACTACGTCGCCGGCGACGTCGGCATTGTCCCCCGCAACATGGGCCACTTTGTCCAGAACATTGGCGACGAGCCCGTCGAGATGCTCGAAATCTTCCGCGCCGACGAGTTCCGagacttttctctcttccagtGGATGGGCGAGACTCCCCAGCGACTGGTCTTGGACCACCTGTTTGCCGGCGACAAGGAGGCTGGTGAGAAGTTCTGGGAGCAGGTCAAGGATGCGAAGAAGGACGAGATTACGAAATAAGTGACTGCATGTCGAAAGCTGCTAAAAGTTACGAGGAACAAATTTGTTTATTATATGTGTATCAATCGTGGGACTACATTTTAAGGGTCAATTCATATAGGGGCGTttcttaattattaaattaattgaTTTTTTTATCTTACCGTTTGCATTGCCTTCAATCTAAAGCCGCTATAACTTTGATACCGATCTATGAATTTTAGGAAGCCCTCCCCTCTGTCATGCCAATTACTCTAATAGAAAGAAGCTCTCTAAGGTTGCGTCTGGACGGTTTTTGAACGATATGATTGACGGGAGCGAGAGGAAAAGGGCGATATGACAGAAGCCTTGGCGCATATAGGATGCGTTGCCTTACCGAGGTATTCTGTCTAAAATAGTAATCAGCTTTTGTGGCATTCACTTATAGCAGTTGAGCTGAAGCTTACTAGCTACACTGCCGCCGTTTCCACTTTGACGATTCATAGGATCTTTGTAGAACAACTCATTATGATGTCCAAAAGTACCTATTTCTGAATTGGGGTAAGCTTTAATCGCCGCAAGTGACTCGGGGAAAGACGGGAAAAATCTGTAAACAGTGTCACCGCGCTGGAACTACTCCATGGTGtcaagaataaagaataatcTGCCGTCTGGTGGTATTTGGACTTGCAGATAAGCTTGCACTGTATTTTTCTCGTCATTCTTCTTTGGGTCTTCTAGGCTGTTCCATCACCACCGGGGAATTGCGGCCCTGCGTTTTGCCAACTACATGCAGCTCGGCTGCTGTAATACGTCCCGAGTCGATATTGAGAGAGTCAAAAGAACCGTTCCATTGAAGCGGTGGCTTCTCGCGGTTAGGAAATCATGCTTGACGGATAGAGTTATGTATTGCCAATGAAATTTCCGAGCCTAACACCATTAAACTTGTTCTTGAGATAAGGCATGTTGGACGTACGGACGTTGACCCGTTTGGGCAGCTGGTAAATGACTAAGAGGAAAATCAGATGCGATTAGGTATGTCATCTGCACGCTACCCACCAGGTATGAGTCCTTTCTATTGTAAGGCATGCCGAGCTCTGCATATAGTGGCTCGTGCTTGTGGTGGCGAGTTTATTGATAGTCTGTATATCGGAGTGTTAGCCGGGTGGAGGAGGTTGATACGGCGCAAAGGAATATCAAAGCTGGGTAAGGGCTCAACACTGATGGACTGTCTATATAAATGGCTGCCCAATGGACCTAGCACTGACGGCTAAAGATGTGTTGCGCCATAGGCCCCACAATAGTATCAAGACGGGTCGAGCCAGGCACTCGGATGTGATTTCGAGATAGCGGCCAAAACAATCACAAAGGAAGTCACGTAGAGAATTCGAGTTTGATTGATATACAGCTTAAAGATAACTACGGTTGATTGAATATTAATCTCTAAATAGACGCGAGTGCAACGGCATCTTCCAACTAAGCTAAACCTTTTGAAATTTGAAAGAAATATCAAGCAAACTCGCGAAGAAGTGTAAATCGAAGGACTTTGGAAATACCTTCCGCTCGGgataaagatttatataccGAACGACTCCTAGATTGCCTCGGATCTTTGTTTGTATTAGGAAACTGCAGCGTTCGAAATGTTATAGGACTCTTGAAAAGGGGGGATTAGAAAGGTAGGAGGACTGGAAGGGGCAAATCTGAGGTGAGAATATTTTAGGCTGTTGAAGGGATCAAATGAAGCCTGAGCGTATTTACTCTTGACATCACAGCAACGTAAAAGATATCACGACTTGGTTACAGCCGGACGAAAATCGGCTTCGAGCAGTTACCGACATGACCGACGCATCAGATCTTCTAATGTCGCACAGAGGGAGATGCCCGTTGGAATTACTGACTATGTCGGCGAAATTGGTGATCCTGTACGGCATTGTTGGCATAGGAAGGATCTACGACAGCTGTAAGAGAGCAAAGACGGAACAGGGGTGAGTTGCAGTGTCAGGTTTCCAAGTTTGATGAGATAATCTTGTAGTGCGGCCTGGTGTTTGCAATAGTATTCTGCCTATATTCTTGCTATAGCCACGGATATGAGAAGCCGAAGGCGACTTTACCGGTCAGACGTCAAACTGTGTCGCAGAGCCTGAGGATGGCGATCATTGCTGATTGTAGATGAGCGAATTGGGAATACTACATGTgcacatacatgtagtatgGTGCTCCGTATTCCATGTTACCATATCTCATAGCCCATACCTTTGTGCCCTGTTAGTGATATCGATGATTTACTTGGCGTTTCCTGTGCGACGTGACACAGCAGCCTGGGCATCTGAGAAACGCGCAGATTCTGAGGCTTGGCGATGAGTCCATTTATGTAAGCCCTTGACTGCGAATCGGATCTCGGCTTTGTAATACGGTGAGTCTCATATTTCGTGAGTGTCTAAGACCTCGACTTGGAACCCCCTTGCCAATGCGTATGCCACTGTAGAGTACTTGTAGTACTCGCGTAGGTACAAGGATAAGGTAAACGATACATTCCCTGAGAGTCCCGTAAttgatgcttcttcttttgaaaTTTAGTATTATCTTATTACAAGACCCAGGCCTAGTGCTTGCAGTTTCTACATTCTGTTCGGCAGATTTCCTCAACCCATGTCTATGATCGGGGCCATTGTGCGCCGTGCCGTCGAGGCTGCGTACGTACgccatttcttttctcccttttttcaTGTCGAGCCAGTTTGACGTTACATGGGCTCATATGTGATATCTAAAATCACCAATAGGAACAGAACATCGACTTTTATGCAGAGAAGACTGCTGTTAGACAGAACAATTGTGTGATGAAGACTGCTGTTCATCACATAAGTGCATGGTTTTCGTGCTAAAAATAGTCGCTGCGAGTGCTAGCTCGTGCCTTGAATTTTAGTGGATGTTTTCGCTGGTCCTGCCGCTTCTAGCTTCACAAAACCTCTCCACTTCATCTCCATTTCCCCGCAAAGAGGCGCCCAACTAATGCTGCAAAGTTTCGTGCTTGGCCAACAACTAGCGAGATTCGAGAAAATGCAGAAGCCATCTGAATGGCGTTGTTTGCCCTCCCAGTTCCAAGTCAGCTCCATGGCAGCATCGCTGGTATCGCTTAGCAGCCGGTTGTATTTCTGACAGCCCTCTTAGTTAGGTTCTTCTCGGTCTGGCTGATGTAACTCTAGCTGGAGTTACACGTCTGTTTCTAAAAAGGGACCGACAAATGCAGCCTCAGCGTTACATTGCTCGCCAAAATCGCCCCCAGTGTTCCCAAGCGGGACATTCTGCCTAAGACGGGCTGCAGGGCCGCCGAGCCCAATCACCCCAGATGGCGGAATCGGTACAGATAGGGCAAGTCAATGTTTGGAGCCGGAAGCTAAACCGACGAGGAGATGGCATCCAGCTGTTTGAGAATTGGAGATTTCCACGAACCAGAGGACAAGGCCCGGGATCAAGAAGTGGTCTCCGCCCTAGCCGCCTGGACTAAATTCATCTGCCGGAGTGCTCGTTCCAACCACTCACGGAGAGCCATTGCTATCAGATGCCTCGCGATATGCAGCTTCGTCACCTTCATTTGAAGTCCGGACAGAAGCTCTGCGAGTTCCCCTTGCCAGGAACAGGGGCCGGCTGGAAGACACGCCCCCAAGCCCCAGCAGTGACGACATACCCTCCTTTCGTTTTGCAGTGAAGCTACCCAGCGAGCTATTCGCCAGAGCGAGATGTCGCTAACAGAGGGAAGATCTCATGCAACACATTCAATTTCACACACATGACGGGTACCAACTAaagaattctttttttttctgggcaTACGCTGTATGCTGGTCTTGGCTCGCATTCACTGCAACGTCAGCGCCGCCAACTCGGAAAACCGGCACGGCTGGGGGACCTGCTTTGATAATCTGCCATTGACTTACTCCCGTGGAGCTCAGAGAGGCCCTGAATCCTTACATACCTTGACAATCGGATGTACTAGGTATTACGGAACACAGGGCTGGTATCGCCCGTTCCTAGTCGCTTGTGTGTTTGATGCCATCTCTTGATGAAATCGTAGCTCGGTGGGTTCTCTCAACCCCGCCTGTCCCTCGCAATGTGGAGACCCGACGACAGATCAGTCATTTTAGGACAGGCCTTTTTCACGAAGAGTGACATTTCAGGCTCGTGGAGCAGGTTGGATGGCCAACTCGGgcgcgaagaaaaaaagtagatTGAACGCGTACAAGGGCAAAACATGGCCAGCCCCCCCAACTAAAGTGCTTGAAGGAATAAGATGCCTCCACTCCTGGCAGCGTCTTTGCTAGTCAGCCGCTAAATGTGTCTAGCCTCGCTCCTCGGGGGGGTTGATTTGGAGCTATCACCAAAAAACGCCGCTGAGGGGGTCAGCTATTACAGCAGCTGGACTAAATACTTTTAACAGCTCGCTACTGTGAGAGATGTGATGCCATGCTTGTCCCCTCTTCAATAGCCCTCGGCTAGTTCTCATAGGCTTTTGGCTCCTCGTACAACCTAGAGAAGCTTGTTAGCCAACATATTTCATAAACTTGGAGAGCGTTTGCCAGACTGATAGCCCTTTCTGTCTGGTCAGAATTAAAAGTCATTGTTTATGCATATGTAGTGCTGAAGCAGGcagaaaggggggaaagggaAGGGACCCTTGAGCTACATGGAGGCCTGTATAGAGCTACCCTCCTTGTCAATCTCATGGATCTCGAGAGCCCGGCCATAAGCGTAACTCAGTATGCGGCCGCTTGTCCATGGCACACTAGTACCGTATGAGCATATACTTGTACGAAGTACGAAGCATATACAGTTATTTTGTACACGGGGAGATAGTGATGGGACAATGCTTGTCGGCGTTGTATGCACGGGAGTAGTTGCTCGTTTATTCTGATGAGACGCACTGGGGAAATGAACGACATGCGGCATGCCGCCGCTCTCAACCTAGGAACGTTGAAAATTTGCCGAGCCAGGAAGTCGTTTGTCTCTAGAGTCGCGCTGGCTGCCTTCGAGGCAATTCTTAGCTCCCAATGCTACCCCTCTCGGTGAACCGTTAACAATTGGATTAAGGTTGGTGTGACTCGTCTTCGCCTTCTGCTGTGCCTAGGGAGAGTGGTTGTTCGGATAAAGTTGGTGTGCTGCATCCAACAGCTTCGGGGCTTGGTCACATCTACGGACCGGTACCTTTAGAGGGCACCATCCATCCGCGTCGAGTTCTTGAGGCCGAATACTGCATAGTCGTTCAGATTGGAGCAGCTGCTTTCCCCAACTTTGTCTGGGCATTGTCAATCATCGCCATAAGAGAGGTCCCAAGGTTAGAGTTCTCAACTCACACCTATATAGAGTCAAAGAGCCCCCCTCTTTACTCCAACCCCTGAGTTCTGAGCATTGGTCTCTGGTTCGATCTATATCATCAGGATTGGCCTTAGCtcttatttatatatacgcTTGCACTCAGGCTTGTTGAGTTGCCGCAACTCCGAGACCTTTCCGAACCTCCAGACCGGTTGGCTCTAACGGACATATCCCGAGCCTCTCCGATCGTCACAATGGATAAGGTTTCCAAAAAGCTGTCACAGACCAAAGAAGATGTTGTCACGGCCTATCGAACGGATGCTAATGTCAATAGAGCCAAGCGCTGGGCTGGGCCTATTGCTCGCCGC comes from Trichoderma asperellum chromosome 3, complete sequence and encodes:
- a CDS encoding uncharacterized protein (SECRETED:SignalP(1-18)~EggNog:ENOG41), producing the protein MKLSAAQLLLAGAGLTSALPHLDSPRQRLLNGMDLPSSLGEKSGPYTPGHRDENDNYVDAIGKKLDPKPWRNGFGASVLGPYNRDRSRQSPDMIRPPSTDHGNIANMRWSFTDSHVRIEEGGWTRQTTVRELPTSVELAGVNMRLDKGVIRELHWHKEAEWAYVLDGEVRVTALDYEGGNFIDDLKKGDLWYFPSGVPHSLQGLGENGTEFLLIFDDGNFSEESTFILSDWLAHTPKSVIAENFHLAPEVFDHLPAGEKYIFQGSVPGSIEDEAPKGKHVKESKYQFTHKMLDQEPKKTTGGHVRITDSKNFPISKTVAAAHAVIEPGAIREMHWHPNADEWSFFIGGRARVTVFAAEGTARTFDYVAGDVGIVPRNMGHFVQNIGDEPVEMLEIFRADEFRDFSLFQWMGETPQRLVLDHLFAGDKEAGEKFWEQVKDAKKDEITK